From the Candidatus Equadaptatus faecalis genome, the window CTTTCACTGCCGCAAGAGCTTCTTCAAGAGTAATGCCGCCCTCGTAAAGGCTTTTGCCTATGACGGCACCGGCTACGCCTGTTTCCGCAAGCATTTTTAAATCATCCGCGGAGGTAATTCCGCCCGCTGCGACTATTTCATGATTGTCGCTGACAAGCGGCTCGTACAGCTCCCGCCTTGCGCCCTCCATTTTACCGTCGCGCTCCGTGTCTGTCACGAGAAATACGTTGTAGCCGCAGATTTTGAACTTTTTAATTTCGTCTGCCGGCAGGGAGTCGGTTCCCTTAAGCCAGCCTGAATGAACGACTTTGCCGTTCTTTACGTCGACTGAAGGCATAACGGCGCTTCCGAAGCGGTCGAAAAGCCTTGCCGGCGCATCCTTGTCCGTGAAAAGCAGACTGCCAACCATAACGCGTCCGGCTCCTGCCGAAAGCGCGTCAGCAACAGCCTCTTCAGAGCGCAGTCCTCCGCCGTACTGAACGTACATGCCGAGCTTTGCTATATTTTCAAGAATATTGAGGTGGCAGGGATGTCCCTGCTTTGCTCCCTCAAGGTCAACAACGTGAATATAGGCGCAGCCTGCGTCCATAAACTGCTTCGCCGTATCCAGCGCGTCCACGCCGTAATCCCTGCGCGTGTCAAAATCGCCCTGCGTAAGGCGGACGACCTTTCCTCCGAAAAGGTCTATCGCCGGAAGGAGAATCACAGCCAGAGCCCCTTTGTGCTCGGATTTGCCTGCGCGGGCACGAGAGCCTGCCTGAGGCACATTCCTACAGATTTGAAAACTGCTTCCGCCGCGTGGTGCGAATTGTCGGTTTTCAGCAGGTCAATATGCAGCGTAAGCCCTGCTTCGCGCGCAAAGCCCCTGAAAAACTCAGGCACAAGTTCAAGGTCGAAATCGGCAGCCTTCTCCGTCGGGAAATCTCCCGTCCAGTAAAGAGCGCCGCGTCCGCTGAAATCAAGCGCTGTCTGAACGAGGGAACCGTCCATGGGAAGCAGGAAACCGTAGCGCTCAATCGGGCGCTCCTTAGCGACTTCGCGCAGTGCCTGGCCGAGCGCAATTCCTACGTCCTCGGTGAGATGATGGTAATCTATCTCAACGTCGCCGTGCGCTTTAAGGCATATTCCGAGCCCTGCCCTGTGGCAGAGCAAATCAAGCATGTGATTCAGAAAACCGCAGTTCGTCTCTATGACGCGTTTGGCTGACGCCGGATGTTCAAGCACGAGCGAAATCTGCGTTTCTTTCGTGTTTCTCTCAATTTTTGCTTCCATTTCAAGCCTCCTGCTTTTCAGCCGCAAGACGCAGTGCGGCAGCAATATCCTTAAGTTCGTTCCAGCGGGTGTGAATTGTTCCCGCGGCTGAAACAAGCCGCATGGAAACAGGCATAATCTCTTTTATGACTACCAGTCCGTTTGCTTTCAGAGTGCTTCCCGTCTGCACAATGTCAAAAATTACGTCGCTGAGACCAAGCGCAGGTGCAAGCTCTATGGAGCCGTTAAGCTTCAGAAGCTTCAGCTGCACGCCCCAGGAATTAAATAT encodes:
- a CDS encoding 1-(5-phosphoribosyl)-5-[(5-phosphoribosylamino)methylideneamino] imidazole-4-carboxamide isomerase, with product MAVILLPAIDLFGGKVVRLTQGDFDTRRDYGVDALDTAKQFMDAGCAYIHVVDLEGAKQGHPCHLNILENIAKLGMYVQYGGGLRSEEAVADALSAGAGRVMVGSLLFTDKDAPARLFDRFGSAVMPSVDVKNGKVVHSGWLKGTDSLPADEIKKFKICGYNVFLVTDTERDGKMEGARRELYEPLVSDNHEIVAAGGITSADDLKMLAETGVAGAVIGKSLYEGGITLEEALAAVKGK
- a CDS encoding imidazoleglycerol-phosphate dehydratase, whose amino-acid sequence is MEAKIERNTKETQISLVLEHPASAKRVIETNCGFLNHMLDLLCHRAGLGICLKAHGDVEIDYHHLTEDVGIALGQALREVAKERPIERYGFLLPMDGSLVQTALDFSGRGALYWTGDFPTEKAADFDLELVPEFFRGFAREAGLTLHIDLLKTDNSHHAAEAVFKSVGMCLRQALVPAQANPSTKGLWL